TGTCCCACGACAAACCAAAGCCACGGGCCCCATCCCCTGGCACGGGCACCCATTTCAGGAGCCAACCGCGGGATCATGGCTGAAAAAGCTCGGCGAGAACCCCCCGAGCGCACAGGGGAATCGCGCGGCGATAGAGCAGTACTGGCACCAGCGACTACGAGGCCGGGTCGGAGACAGCGAGCTGGTGAGGAAGAGAGGGGTGGAGGGATCGGGGGTTACCCTGTGCCGTTGTCGATGACGATGGCCGGGCGCGCGGTGGCGTCCATGGCTGGCAGCTCCGTCGAGTCCCCGCCGGCTCAtgcctccgccgcctccgccggaGGGGCCGGGAGGCGGGGCATCGGGGTCCGCCGCGAACGAGGCCTCGCTCCCCCGGGGGCGCCCGATCGAGCCGAGCCGAGAAGGGTGGGCGTTGGCCGGCGGCGGGCTAGGGTCGGGCCGATCGATTAGGGATCGGATGGCGCGCGGGCTCGAGAGAGATTcggggcggcgggcgggcggtgcACCGCGCGTGGCGATGGGGAGGAGACCTCACGAGTTGGTTTGGTTGACGAGGGAAGCGGGAAGGAAGGAACCGGCCAGACCAGGCGAAGTCGAAGAGGTGggtggctttttttttttttatgatCGAAGAGGTGGGTGGCTTGTCAGTTGTACTTGTGACttgtgcctgcctgcctgcctgcgcgCCGCGTCTGTGGGTGGCCTCTGTCTGGCCCTGTCCGTGTCTGCGAAGTGGGTTGGGGTGGGGGCGCACTCACACTCGCTCCTATCCCGGGCCCACCTGGCAGCAACGGACTTCTGGCCATGTGTCCCCCGTCTTCTCTCTGATGATGCGGAATTGCGGACACTGCCAGTTTGGACTTCTCGGCTCGGATGAAAAAATTGTCGGACAGTACGTCGAATATGTattgaacttttttttttctatagtGCTATCTAAAGGatgaatgagtcttgtattttaggtgttaTTGTTGGATTGTATCATCACATTAGCAAGTGTTTACAATAGGCATAGCATGAGCATTAGTCCAATAAGAAAAGACACACGCGTCAAATTTCTATATTTTCTTTTAATCAGATGGGTTGCTCCGCCAAATAACACTTTTTTTTTATCAGTGTAAAAACTTCTAATCAGAGTTCTCCTTTTGTTATTTGCTTATTATTCTTCTAATTTTCTATGGATGCCTTTTGGGCCCGTTCGAAGCTGCAGCATAATGTAGCTGAAGCTGCCAGAAGCAGAAGCGAACACAGCCTCATGGACACAGTTTGATTTACCGTTATCGATTCATATTCAATGAGTATATAAATTCAacactttgcatggctgtgtatCTTTCTTTTAATTAGGCAGCCATAATAGGCTTTGTCATGTATTTATCTCAATCCACGTGTGTTGAAGTGAATTGTAGTAGAATTGAACTAAATTTCATGCCATTCCACTTGCGGATTAAGATGGATACACATACATCCAAACAAAACCTTAGGATGCATGGAACTATTTTTTGGTCAGCAGCAACGCCATGCATTTAGCCGTCTCCAAGCAAATGTAAATTTCCTTTCGCAATCCCAAACAGAAAAACCATGCCACAAGTTTTCTTCTCCCAATATAAAACAGCTACCAAGCCGGCTCATGTCAGCTTCGCCATCTCAAATGAACTTACCATCAGGTGTAGCAACAACAAAAGGCGAGGCTACCACAAACCAAACAACCAGAAAGGATACAGATAAGTCATATAAGTCGTACTATTAAATAACTTGATCCATCATAAAGGTTCTACTTTCTAGCCCGCATAGGGTGCCGTTACAGAACAGCCAACGCCCAACGAGCAGCCATGTGCCACTACCAAGTTCATTCGGCTACTATACAAAGCCATCCAGACAGCCAGGTTGTACTCCCAGACTTATTTGCAGTTCAATGATGTGGCTAAACCATTTCATCCTAACAATTCCTCACATCTCACAAAACTAGGTTCACTGCTCAACTATACAGCATGAGATCAGAAAACGACCATGTGCTCTCGCTCCTCacttaaaaaaaagaaagaaagaaaaaaaaactggcAACAACTCCATGCCCTGTACACCCCTTGTTAATCATCCTGGATAAGATGGGTCATAGGAAGCATTAGACAGACAGCATCGGTACCCAAACACAAGTTCACGTGTGAAAGGAACTTCCAACTAACCTCATCAGAAATCGTAGTCTTTAAGGTCCTTCTTGGAGTCGGCCAATTCCATCTCCACCATGCACTCCTCTTGGCTCAGAGGGGGGAGCCCGTTCTTGTGGCGCGCCTAGGTGTGCTTGTGCCACCCACTCTTGCAGTGCTCTCTGTATAGCTTGTCCCCCACGAGCACATCACACTCTCTGCACCTTCTCTGCTGCTTGCCTCGTGCACTGCCCTGGCTTTCACTAGAAATGCTCTGTTTCTGCATTCTCACTTATCTGAGCAACAGCATCGGGCTCCTTTGCAGGAGTTGCTTGTGGCACTTCAACACTGTCATGTTGCTCCACAGATGGACCACCCTCTGCATGCGCTGAGACAGACAGCACTTCCACCCTCCCTTGCACATCCTTCAGCCGCTCCTCACACGAGTGCAGAATAGATGGCTCAATCTCACATACCTGTAAAAAAGTATCCAAATCCACAGTTAAATGTAGTAAACTACTGATAATAAGGTTCAGCATAGAGAGGCATTTTGGTTTCAGCAAATTGATCCCATCAGCAACgcgaaaaaaggaaaaaaacactAAAACCAGCACACTTTGTAGGCGCATAATCTCCACCTATTCTTTCTAATTGGGGATCAGGCGCTAGGCACCTCCCATGGGCCAACTGGAGCGTTGCGATTTTTAAAAAATCAACTATAGGTAACAAGGACCAAGCTTCTAGGCGGCTGTTAATCATGTGAGACAAATAACTACTAGCCGATATCAGAATCACGTGACACACGAATGAccagaaaacaaaaaaagaatTAAAAGACTTACAATAGAAGGCTGAGTACCAGATTCATCCTTTGAAATCACAGTAGCATTCCATTCAGCAATCTTTTCCATCAGGCCAGTAAAATTGAGCTTTGGTGCAGTGAACCGCACCCTCAGTGGTGCACGCTTATGGGGAAGTGTTCTATGAGCTTCTTGATAACCTTTAGAGCCTGCAAGACCAAAGAGAACACCGATAAAAAAAAGCATGTAAGAGTGGTCGACAAAGGAATTTCACATGGTCAAGTAGCTCTGTGTCTATCATCATGTCCAGCGAGCAGCTAATATTGACAAGCTTCTAAGTACTATGCTATACAAAATATCGCCCATAATCATTCATTGAAGTATACAAATTCAGAATCAAGGTGTATCTGATACACAGTCAATGGCCATGCAAACTTTAGCTATGCTATCTTTGGTTATGCTATATGCGATGAATTCAGTGTTGTAAAACTTAAACCCAAAACTCAATCATTCGCCCATCCTATTAGCAATATTGCAGCGTTAGCAAATCCATCAGAAATAAGAAGGCACCTACCTTTTTGCATACAGCCAATTGTCAGGCACAAACACTGAACAGAAAATTCTCTATAGAATTCTGATACACAAACTGCTACCGCTGTTATCATGAAACAGCAGTATCTCCAGAAAATAGTGTCACCAGAAACCAGGACATATCAAGGTTAGGTTAATGGTGTTAAGTTGCAATTGCAACTCTACAGGAAGAGAAACGAGAAATTAATTCATGAGTCATCACATCATTGTTCTTGTTTCAATCTAGTATAGAAAAGAAAAAATTGGCCAGCTATTGAAACACACATAGATAAAGAGCAACAGGCTAAGGTATATAtgatgatgaattcagtgttgTAAAAATAAAAACCACCCCTACATGATGATAAATTCAGTGTTGTATAACAAAACTCAAACCCAATCGGTAGCCCTACCCCTACCTATTAGCAAAATTGCTGAATTAATAATTCCATCCAACCAGATGATGATATCTAGGTACCTGTTCCTTGGAGGTAAGATTTGGGTCGACAGCAAAATGTATCTCGTGCATGAGGCGCTCAATCATGGTGATGGTGTAGGGGCGGCGGGTCTCCGGGTTGATGGTCTTCTCCATGACGATGGTGGCGATATCACGGAACTGGCTAGAAAGCTGCAGCCTCCCTCTCCTTGCCGGAGACCTGGAGTTCCCATTTCTCCAGAATATGAAGAAGCAGCAAGACGTGGTCACAGGGAGGGAGCCTGGGGGACTGCATTGGATTGTAGAGGGGATTCGAAAGGTACCTAGATGCAGATTTGGGTCTGGTCATCGGTGCCGAAGGCCTTAATGAGGTCCTTGGACTTGGCGAGGACGCCCTTGGAGACGTTGGAGTAGACGGTGTGGGACTGGAGCACCTCGTCGATGTCCTTCTCGACGCGGGAGCGCCAAGGAGAGCACCTTGTTAGGGAAGCACGCGATCTCGAAGCGCTGGCCGTGCTTGCGCAGCTGCACCACCGCCCCGTTGGTGAGGCGCTTCTGCCCCACCGGCTGCACCAGGGTCCGCGACATCTTCAGGGCTGGCCACGAACGAGTCAAAACCCTAACTGAAGTTGGGGATGGCGACGGAGGTGTCATCTACCAACAATGGCGGGCCTAGGATTTTGGCCATGGGTATTGAAAATATGAAACGGTGTCAATTTTTTTTTGGCAACCTAATAAAATCCTAAAGCCTGGCATGTATAACACTGCATAGTTCTCTTGTATAACATATAGCAAATATATAAATTGAGCATGATTTCATAAATTCATTGAATAGTAAATCAATTTGCGGACTGACTCATTCTCCCTCATTACAATTTGATTTGCAAGTGATTCACAAAATTGTTGTGACTCATTCTCCCTCGTTACAATTTGATTTGCAAGTGATTCCCAAATTGTTCTGTAATGTATTGAATGGGAAATTGGGAAGCCAATTGACTGGGTTTGAACTTACAAATTTCAATCCAGAAGAAGAGAAAGGCCCCCTGCCGGGCGACCTGCGGATGGGCGGACCTGCGCTGCTCCCTACTCGCCGGCTGGCCGCTCGGAGCCTCAGACCGTCCTGTGCTGGGAGTCTCCACGACTTCGCGTCTGGCGGCTGCCGCTGTAGCCTGCGGCGCTACGCCCTAACTCCCTCGAGGTCGAGGCAGCGAGCGAGAGCGTGCGGGGTGCGGGAGAGCCGGGGAGGTCGAGAGGAGACGCCGATGTCCTGGTGCGGACGTGCCCTGGGGAAGATTTGGGCCGTGAGCCGGGCCTTCGGCTGAGGGGGGACAGTAGAAACATGCTGGAGGATAGGAAAGCAAGGGTCCATCATTCCTAGGAAAAGAGGGAAGGGTGAAAGGATCCAATGATTAGACGTAATCCAAAAGGAAATTAGTACGGACGGATTTTGACACCGGATATCCAATGAAAACCAGATGTCTAATCTAAGCTGAACCCCTACTCAAACTACAAGATCTACAATCTAAATGAGATACAATTCGTTACCACCACTTGTAGAGTGAATATAGAGTTGTGTTCCAATGATTCCTAGCACTCAAATATACCTAGTATTTCACAATAAATAGCACAAAACAACGAGAACAAGTAGATCACAAGAGACACAATTTAATCTGAGAGGTTCGGCCAAACCACAGGAATGCCTATGTAcccgttgttgaggtgaccacaaaatTCAGAAGTctattccacctccttgcctctctcaaagtgaTCACGAAGTTCACTTGAGAAATCCACTAACAAGAAATGGGTAATACAAACTTATTGAGGCGGATCCACAAGTTGGGAGCTCTCGGACAACTCCTTGCCATCTAGGATTtaagaacccaagagtaataaACTCAAAGCAGGCCTTGTAGAAGTCTCAAATGTTCGAGAGAATCTATGTGAAGTTTACGGGCTCAAATCTCAACTGTGAAGCAAGTCTCCTCTCAAATCCACACTTAGAACAAGCTCTCAAGTCAAAgcaaggtgtgtgtgtgtgtgagagagagagagagagagaggggggaatGGAGAGTAATGGCGCACGGGCGTTTTGGCTCAAGGTAGGTGAAGAGGTATGGCCGAAGAGAGAGAGGGAATTTAAATACGACCCCTCTCAGCCGTTGGAGTGTTGAAATGCCAAAAATCGGACCTCCGTTGGGAACTGGAGCTCCAAAAATGAATCTAGAGCAAGTTAGTCTACTCAGAACCAGAGCTCCGGTTTGGAGAACTAGACCTCTAGTGGAGGTGCTCAGGTTCAGAATAAATAATTTTAGAGTAAATCCCGGAGCTCCGGTTTGCAGAACTGGAGCTCTGGTAGGAGCTTTAAGCTAGGGCCAATTAAAAAATAGTTTTTGCTTAAACCTTTTTCGCAGGGATGTTTGGGTAAATAAAGGGGTTAGTTGGCCACTTTTTGAGCTTTGAGACACCTGCAAGATCAATACTTTGAAtctctctttatagtgcggcattttcctatactcaaatgcGAAAGATAAAGAATATAAAACACTTTGATGCTCCATATGCCACAACTCATCTTTGAATAAACTGGAGGGTCGTTATTCCTTAAATGCGCCATTTTGACTTAGATTAAACCTGCTCAAACACTTGATAACAAATTAAATCTTTGATTGCTTGTCATTAATCCACCAAAACCCACAACGAGGGCTAATGCACTTtaaatctctctctttttggtgaCTGATGACAACCAAATCGAAGCTTACAAAAAATATTATAATTGAAACACATTTCAATTCATAATCATAGAATTTGCTCCCCCTAAATCTGTGCATATAGAATTGAATTGTTTCAAGGCCACGAAACACCACATTTGCACAAAATTAGGAAATGTGTGGGCTCCCCCTATGCATATGAATTTGTGGGGGATGCAACAATGTGTGAGGCAATAAAACTATGATGCATATATGACAAATATATATCacccaataaacaaaaagaaacaatACATCATCACAAAGATATAAGCCGACACAAGCTAGCAACAATATGGTCTTGCATAAATGAAGTTCTACAACTAGCTTACTATCATTGTTCATCACAAAGTCTTACATAGCCCATACATAAATGTCTTGCCACGAGATTAAGGTCCAAacgtagcaccacatagataaagtccatcaccaacatcacatgaGAGATAAAGAGGTCCACAAATGATACAGCATAATAGATAAAGATAGATAATAAATCGACATGAATGCACTAAGATCTTCTCCCCCTTGTCGTCAAGCACCAAAAAGGGAAGAAACAAGacaaatctcaattcatatcgaAGTCACGAAGATCAGTGAAGATGGTGGAGAAACCAACTGAAGAAGACGGGACATTGCCTGAAGGACGAGCGGGCTAGGGAGTCTGAAAGCCTTTGTGCTACCATTGCCACTGTTGCCCACTAGACTACTGCTGTTGCTGTGTGCAGGGCTGCTCTGTGTACTGCTGCTGGTCTCACTGAGTCTAAGAAGCGGACGGAGGAGAGGCAAGTTGTTGTAGTGGCTGACTGTATTGTGGGGCTGGCTCCCACTGATCCCAAGGCTGAGCTCGCTGGTCCGCATTGCTCCCTCATATGCATCCTCCTCAGGAAACTGAGAGTAGtcaaagtggcaagtggagggaTCCAGGAGGCACCACAAACGCATCCTCACGAAGTGGAGAAACTGGAATATGTGCTTGGTCACAAAGCTGCCGAGTCCGACTGTCAATCCTCCTTATGTGTTCAGTCATGTGCAACTCAAACTGATATTGTCGTTCTGCGAAGTTTGCACACGCACCAAGCAGTGACTTCAACATCCTCACAATCAAGCTGCGCCGCTCACGGGGCTAAGAAAAGGTAGTCTGGAGATGGAGAAGCAGTAGGAGGAGCATGAGGTGAACCATGGATCCCCTGAGAAGTGCCACGAGAATGACTGCGCTTTGACTTAGCTTCTAAATCAATCTTGACTGGGAAAATACGGACCATGTACCACATCGGTGACATACTCAGTCTTAGTGACATGCTCAATCATCTTCATAATATATGGTGCAAGAGCGATGCTCTTTTGATGATTGCAGCTGCATTGCAATATTCCAATccaaaatcaaatcaaatacACAAAGTTGCGAACCAAAAGATTGAGATACTGAAAAAATGGCTTCATGTTGTTAGCCTTGCCAATGTTGTCAAGTTCTGCATCAGCGACATACATGTGAGCTGTGTCCTCATTGGTAGGCACTTTGTATGTAGAAAGGACCATTTTCTCATTATTGTCATAGTCAGCACAAGTGAACCCAAGAATTGTGGCAAACGTAGCATATGAGCATGGATAATCCACACCCTCAATAGAAAAGTTAATTGCTTGGCCTAGATGGGTGTTGTTTGCATCACCACAAATCCAAAGGGTGGCATAAAATTGTGCTATAACTTCATCCGACCAATTATATCTAAGGCACATGATGTGCTTATTACAACCCTTGGCAGCTAACAAATTTAAGGCTTGAGACTTGAGAGAGAGGTTCATCATTTATAGACAAGCAACGATCCCAATCAATGAATCTGTGCCTAAAAAGCTTGTTGCTTTtgccgaattttttacaatttggccctttttttaaagtttcacacaaatagacccctggcagaaagaattcaggaaatggacccttagctcggcgccatttatgctggcgccgagcttggcgccaccgtctctggcgccgagctcctgggcacgatCGATGccctgccagggggctcggcgccagagtgactggcgccgagctcggtgtcgtagatcttggcgccgagctcggcgccagtcactctggcgccgagctcggaaatATCTACCGAGCCTGCCCCGgtcctctctcttcttcctctcgtGCCCTAGCCCTGCTGACACCGCCGCCCTtgcccgcgccaccgccgcctccgcgCCCGTGCCACCTCGGCCACCaccgcgccgcgcccgcgccgacgCCACTGCTCGGCATcgcgcccgcgccgcgcgccgaGCCCGCGCCCCAGCGCCGACCGCGCGCCGCCGCGCCTGCTTCCGCGCCCGCTCCCACGCCGCGCCGCTCCAAGCCCGCACCACGGGCTGCCTCCGCAGCCCGTGCCGCGCCCCTCGCCGCGCCgaccccgccccgccccgccgccCCGCACCGCGCCCGTCGCCGCGTCGAGGCCCCCCCACCCCGCGCCGTGCCCCTCGCCGCTCCGAGGCCGCGCCtgctcccgcgcccgcgcccgaggCCGTGCCCGCGCCCCCCGCCCCGTGCCGCACCGAGGCTGCCCCGCGCCCCGCGCCGCGCCCCTCGCCGCGCTGTCTCCCGTGGTTGGCCGCCGCACCGCGCCTTGCCCTCCACCGTCGGCCCTAggccgcgcccgtcgagccggactcgTCGCGCGTAGCCCCGGGCATCCCGCGGTCGCCGCACGCCACCGCTGTCGTCTGTCGCGCCACCGTAGTCGTCTATCttcggcctgacccacgcccatcGTCCGCCGGCCCAgacaggtaaaaattatgaatatgcaatgtacctacttagttggtatTTGTAATTtattagttaatgtgatgactcaggtagttgacttagttagtgatctagtgagatatatatgtagatagatagaaacatagacacataggcacatagatatagttagatagctacttagatatgtaacATTTTTAGTTATCTacctatgatctagctatttagtgagtacattgtAAATATAttcgtagttattatcttgattactttgtttgtagttagaaagtacttgttaggtactatctatcgtctaatttggactaaaggaaatGTGTTTCGTTACTTGTTTGAAATAGATGgataacctagtgaccatatatcatggaggcaccgttgaaagtgatcgctatggatatgttgagtttcttgacatgcaaagcgtgcctgtgctattcaatgatagaccttcatttagtgacatggttgcaagggctcgggaggagctgcattgccttggagatgatggcattgtagttgatggtgtactacacctaggttgtcctccgaacatctttaggcgaatgatctcaattggttgtgcggatcagtggaagaactatgtaagatcggctatgaagagccagctgcaatgtttggatgtggttgtgcatcgggtgttagttgatcccatccctcatgggtttaccccaacaATGGATCATTAGGCATACATTGACCCTCCCGTTctggaaccttacctgcatgtgcagattgcacctatggttcccgatgctcaatctgcccctaatatggtatttggagatggttgttaGACTCATTTTtctgtggcagatcctccttatgagatccctttgacacagaatcaaccgagtaagtgtcttaaccgcatgggcttaccccattccttacatctatttctttcattctttcctcatttctgtaatgatgttgcaggagacattcctgagaatgtggatgtgcctcctgttgctgcgcaagtgcagtttggagatggattccgtgggtcaaatagtgttgaaattatgtatgattcggagccatatgagatggctagggctcttgattctgatgatgatcgccctgttggagagctgacggagagtgacgttgagatgatgaggcgtatctttcccgaccgccgtgatcctagagttcacgagtttagcgatcttgctcattccgatcaggcgtttgtagaaggacgtgatgatgagctcctagaagctcctaaggccggtcctaacatggtaattgagaatgggagggtgttcaatgacctccctgctttgaagaggtggttgcaggcttttgtagtgatacgaaagaggccttacagggtattgcattcatatgtggagcgccattacacagttgtgtgtgagaaggaatgctgcccatggagggtttgtgcaaggaagcaacaggtaaccgaaaaatggaagatcacaaaagttgtcgggccacacaattgtgctgaccatgagctgacactgaggcatcggcagttgacatctaccctcattgccaagcggttgatgggaattttgcagggagaacccaacatgaaggtgaggacaattatcaggaccgttgaagcgttgtatggaggatatgtgataacttatggtaaagcatggagggctaagcagcgagcgtggaagatgatatatggggactaggaggatgggtatggGGACTAGAAGGATGAtgtcaagggtaactttgatctgttctaggaggctgctcgacagcttgaggacaagtactttaaggaaaagttggagcaggtcagaaccgcatcaaatgcagaaggtagacaatggctcactggtttgatgagggatttggagaaatggacgagagctcatgatgccggtggctggaggtacgagtttcagtgcagcaacatggcagagtcatttaataagttgctattggggatacgtggtatgcctgtgaatgcaatcgttcaattcaccttctataagcttgttgcctggttcaacgatagacacgcccatgcattgcagttgcggagtgatggagagatatgggctccgaaactaAAGGCAcatctagagaaggcaagagaaagggctggcacacatgaggttgcatgctttgaccacgccatagggacttatcaggtcgagcataggggcagtACAATgtccgacggcgaggtccgagagtcgaggatacatgtggttgtcctctaagatttcaagtgcacttgtggtaaacctaggcaataccactttgtatgttctcatttggtggcagcagctaggcatcacaactataatatcgagaggaggatacctcacgagttcagtgtcaacacgcttgtgaacacatggagcccccgcttcatgcctttccaggaccctagaaagtggcctccatatgatgggccaaagtacattgtggatccagcttactgttggaacaagcgtggatcaaggtagaggacgaggcacaggatggttatggatcagatacccggaagaactaggcgtgggagaggaactccatttgttattgatcccgagcagtacgagtgtggcaagtgcggtagacttggccataactcacgaagttgccgttggcagattagtgaggtaggactattggtttatagtattattttatatttgtcttattcatatatttaattatgcatgtctcaatttatgcttgtatttgtgtcaattacttatacatttataagttcatgtttcattgtatattggaattctaattcattcactttttgtaggatggagcaattccacctgctcgacccgacgtacgaggcaacccaccgaggacgtctcgttgcgttggggcaggtaataatctataagttttattcgtacatgtgttcgtgaagtaacatgtgactatgttttattcgatgtag
This DNA window, taken from Miscanthus floridulus cultivar M001 chromosome 13, ASM1932011v1, whole genome shotgun sequence, encodes the following:
- the LOC136499435 gene encoding uncharacterized protein; translation: MPCQGARRQSDWRRARCRRSWRRARRQSLWRRARKYLPSLPRSSLFFLSCPSPADTAALARATAASAPVPPRPPPRRARADATARHRARAARRARAPAPTARRRACFRARSHAAPLQARTTGCLRSPCRAPRRADPAPPRRPAPRPSPRRGPPTPRRAPRRSEAAPAPAPAPEAVPAPPAPCRTEAAPRPAPRPSPRCLPWLAAAPRLALHRRP